A window of the Bacteroides thetaiotaomicron VPI-5482 genome harbors these coding sequences:
- a CDS encoding FecR family protein codes for MDIKNKYTHYSADQLLNDFYFLESEQHPSPESIAFWETMQQKDKALAKEIKIARSFLHDIRHIPVSHLPQNEVETVWKNISRLNNIEKQRKKKILFINHSILVAASLALILCSAWYFQSQLSIMQEKTELEITAVKRPNATPTDNIQLVLSKKKQIDIDGKESQLQYDHQGKINVNSQTIIQETDDKEKTNIYNQLIVPAGKRSSITFTDGTCIWLSANSRIVYPVEFKQHKREIYIEGEAFLSVSHDPNRPFIVKTSQMDIQVLGTTFNVSAYENKQTQSVVLVSGKIKVKTSKNESKTLSPNNLLSYNEQEGIHIQSVDVQKYIAWKDGFYLFQTEKLKDIATKLSDYYGKKIMIDSPLKTITCSGKLDLKEDLDEVLQTLIRTVPARIEKSDGIIHIYVKH; via the coding sequence ATGGACATTAAAAACAAATATACTCACTACTCTGCAGATCAACTACTCAATGATTTCTACTTTTTGGAGTCTGAGCAGCATCCCAGCCCAGAAAGTATCGCTTTTTGGGAAACGATGCAGCAAAAAGATAAAGCATTAGCAAAAGAAATAAAAATAGCACGTTCTTTTCTGCATGATATTCGACACATTCCTGTTTCACACTTACCGCAAAACGAAGTAGAAACAGTGTGGAAGAATATTTCCAGACTCAACAATATAGAAAAACAACGAAAAAAGAAAATTCTTTTTATTAATCATAGTATATTAGTTGCCGCCAGTTTAGCTCTTATACTCTGTTCGGCATGGTATTTTCAATCACAACTCAGCATTATGCAAGAAAAAACGGAACTGGAAATAACAGCTGTAAAAAGGCCGAACGCTACTCCTACTGATAATATCCAACTCGTACTTTCGAAAAAAAAACAGATAGATATTGATGGAAAAGAAAGTCAATTACAATATGATCATCAGGGCAAGATTAATGTAAACTCCCAAACCATTATTCAAGAAACTGATGACAAGGAAAAGACTAATATTTATAATCAATTAATCGTACCTGCCGGTAAACGTTCATCTATCACTTTCACCGATGGTACATGTATTTGGTTAAGCGCTAACTCAAGAATCGTTTATCCTGTGGAATTTAAACAACACAAACGAGAAATATATATAGAGGGGGAAGCTTTCCTCAGTGTATCTCATGACCCGAACCGGCCATTCATCGTGAAAACAAGCCAAATGGACATTCAAGTATTAGGCACCACATTCAACGTCAGTGCTTATGAAAATAAACAAACGCAAAGTGTTGTATTAGTAAGTGGTAAAATAAAAGTAAAAACCAGCAAAAATGAAAGTAAGACACTTTCTCCCAATAACTTATTAAGTTATAATGAACAGGAAGGCATCCATATCCAATCGGTAGACGTACAAAAATATATCGCCTGGAAAGATGGTTTTTACCTCTTCCAAACAGAAAAACTAAAAGACATTGCTACAAAACTCAGCGATTACTATGGCAAAAAGATCATGATAGACAGTCCATTGAAGACCATTACCTGCAGTGGTAAACTAGATTTGAAAGAAGATCTTGACGAAGTTCTTCAGACACTAATACGGACTGTCCCGGCAAGAATAGAAAAATCAGATGGAATTATCCATATTTATGTAAAACATTAA
- a CDS encoding RNA polymerase sigma factor translates to MFTQDESYIKWKLFLEGDDQAYSWIYTHYIQVLYNYGLQITPDSEIVKDCIQDVFVKIYKAKKKLTVPQNPKVYLMIALKNNIYNTFNQERLQKNYAFSLYQTEEQLTVKNEFIDQEARHEEMNNIKRMMKILTPRQREVIYYRFIEELSYDDICQIMGLNYQSAYNLLQRSLQKIREAYGVTGIWMLILHQLTYLH, encoded by the coding sequence ATGTTCACTCAAGACGAAAGTTATATCAAATGGAAGTTATTTTTAGAAGGAGATGACCAGGCATACAGCTGGATATATACTCATTACATCCAAGTGCTCTATAATTATGGCTTACAAATCACTCCTGATTCTGAAATAGTGAAAGACTGCATTCAGGACGTATTCGTAAAGATATATAAAGCCAAAAAGAAACTTACTGTACCTCAAAATCCTAAAGTATATTTAATGATTGCTTTAAAAAATAACATCTATAATACTTTCAATCAAGAACGATTGCAAAAAAACTATGCTTTCAGTTTATACCAAACAGAAGAGCAGCTTACTGTTAAAAACGAATTCATTGATCAGGAAGCCCGGCATGAAGAAATGAATAATATTAAAAGAATGATGAAAATCCTGACTCCCAGACAACGGGAAGTTATTTATTACCGCTTTATAGAAGAACTGAGTTACGATGATATTTGCCAGATAATGGGGCTCAATTACCAATCGGCTTATAACCTTTTGCAACGCTCTCTACAAAAAATAAGAGAAGCCTATGGAGTCACTGGAATATGGATGTTAATACTCCATCAACTGACCTATTTACACTAA
- a CDS encoding inorganic phosphate transporter: MELLVTIIILALIFDYINGFHDAANSIATIVSTKVLTPFQAVLWAAFFNFVAFFIAKYIIGGFGIANTVSKTVVEQYITLPIILAGIIAAIFWNLITWWKGIPSSSSHTLIGGFAGAAIMANGFEAIQLNIILKIAAFIFLAPFIGMIIAFGFTLLVLYICRRTNPHTAEMWFKRLQLVSSAMFSVGHGLNDSQKVMGIIAAAMIAAHSMGLGMGINSISDLPDWVAFSCFTAISLGTMSGGWKIVKTMGTRITKVTPLEGMVAETAGAFTLYITEMLKIPVSTTHTITGAIIGVGATKRLSAVRWGVTKSLMTAWVLTIPVSGLLAACIYCVVSLFLK, encoded by the coding sequence ATGGAATTATTAGTGACTATCATTATACTAGCTCTGATATTCGATTATATCAATGGCTTTCATGACGCAGCAAACTCGATCGCTACCATCGTATCGACTAAAGTACTGACTCCTTTTCAAGCGGTATTGTGGGCAGCATTCTTTAACTTCGTTGCGTTCTTCATAGCCAAATACATTATAGGGGGCTTTGGCATAGCAAACACTGTGTCAAAGACAGTTGTTGAACAATACATCACGCTGCCTATTATCCTGGCGGGCATTATTGCCGCTATTTTCTGGAATCTGATTACCTGGTGGAAGGGTATCCCGTCTTCTTCCTCCCATACGCTTATAGGTGGTTTCGCAGGAGCTGCTATCATGGCAAACGGCTTTGAAGCTATTCAGCTCAATATCATTCTTAAGATTGCCGCTTTTATCTTCCTGGCTCCATTTATCGGTATGATTATCGCTTTCGGATTTACTCTACTTGTGCTCTATATCTGCCGACGTACAAATCCGCATACCGCTGAAATGTGGTTCAAGAGATTACAGTTGGTTTCTTCCGCCATGTTCAGTGTAGGACATGGTCTGAATGACTCGCAGAAGGTAATGGGTATTATCGCCGCCGCAATGATAGCTGCCCACTCTATGGGTCTGGGAATGGGAATAAACAGTATTTCTGATCTGCCGGACTGGGTAGCGTTCTCCTGTTTTACTGCTATCTCACTGGGAACGATGTCCGGAGGATGGAAAATCGTAAAAACGATGGGAACCAGAATCACTAAAGTTACTCCATTGGAAGGTATGGTTGCCGAAACCGCAGGTGCTTTTACTCTTTATATCACCGAAATGCTGAAAATACCTGTTAGTACGACTCATACAATTACCGGAGCAATCATTGGTGTCGGAGCAACCAAACGTTTATCCGCTGTTCGCTGGGGGGTGACTAAAAGCCTCATGACTGCGTGGGTACTTACTATCCCTGTCAGTGGACTCCTAGCTGCATGTATTTATTGTGTAGTTTCTCTGTTCCTGAAATAA
- a CDS encoding DUF47 domain-containing protein: protein MKNSFFSKFTPKEPKFFPLLKQLSDVLSASSVLLVESMEHDLPTERADYYKQIKDMEREGDRLTHLIFDELSTTFITPFDREDIHDLASCMDDVIDGINSSAKRIVIYNPRPISESGKELSRLIHEEAINIGKAMDELETFRKNPKPLRDYCTQLHDIENQADDVYELFITKLFEEEKDCIELIKIKEIMHELEKTTDAAEHVGKILKNLIVKYS from the coding sequence ATGAAAAATTCTTTTTTTAGTAAATTTACGCCCAAAGAACCAAAGTTCTTTCCTCTACTGAAGCAGTTATCAGATGTTTTATCTGCCTCATCCGTTCTACTTGTTGAAAGTATGGAACATGATCTGCCCACAGAAAGAGCAGATTACTACAAACAAATTAAAGACATGGAACGTGAAGGTGACAGATTGACTCATTTAATCTTTGACGAGTTAAGTACGACATTTATCACCCCCTTCGACCGTGAAGATATTCACGACTTGGCTTCCTGCATGGATGATGTTATCGACGGAATCAACAGTAGCGCCAAGCGTATTGTAATCTATAATCCTCGCCCTATTTCCGAAAGTGGCAAAGAACTGAGCCGTCTGATTCACGAGGAGGCTATCAATATAGGTAAAGCCATGGATGAACTGGAGACTTTCCGCAAAAATCCAAAGCCATTACGCGACTATTGCACCCAATTACACGATATAGAAAATCAGGCAGATGACGTATACGAGCTTTTTATCACCAAACTCTTTGAAGAAGAAAAAGACTGTATCGAACTGATTAAAATAAAAGAAATCATGCATGAACTGGAAAAGACAACCGATGCAGCAGAACATGTAGGGAAAATATTAAAAAACCTGATCGTAAAGTATTCATAA
- a CDS encoding DedA family protein encodes MEFILDFILHIDQYMINIVQDYHTWAYAILFIIIFCETGLVVTPFLPGDSLLFVAGAISALPGMPIDIHILVLILFAAAVLGDSCNYMIGHFFGRKLFHNPNSRIFKQSYLDKTHEFYKKYGGKTIILARFVPIVRTFAPFIAGMGKMHYYYFMIYNLIGGAIWVVLFCYAGYFFGDLPFVQENLKLLIIAIIFISILPAIIEILRAKLGSKQ; translated from the coding sequence ATGGAATTTATATTAGACTTTATTCTCCACATTGATCAATACATGATTAATATAGTGCAGGATTACCATACTTGGGCATATGCTATCCTATTCATCATTATATTTTGCGAAACCGGGCTTGTAGTCACTCCCTTTCTTCCTGGTGATTCTTTACTTTTCGTTGCAGGAGCCATTTCCGCATTACCCGGTATGCCGATCGATATCCATATTCTTGTTTTAATCTTATTTGCAGCAGCCGTATTAGGTGACTCCTGCAACTACATGATCGGACATTTTTTCGGACGCAAACTTTTTCATAATCCCAATTCCAGGATATTCAAACAAAGTTATCTTGATAAAACGCATGAATTTTATAAAAAATATGGTGGGAAAACGATTATTCTCGCCCGCTTTGTGCCTATCGTCCGCACTTTTGCTCCATTTATAGCCGGAATGGGAAAAATGCATTACTATTATTTTATGATCTACAATTTGATAGGTGGAGCTATATGGGTAGTTTTATTTTGCTATGCAGGCTACTTCTTTGGCGATCTGCCGTTCGTACAGGAAAATCTTAAACTCTTGATTATCGCTATTATATTTATTTCAATATTGCCTGCAATAATAGAAATATTACGAGCGAAGTTAGGATCGAAGCAATAA